A genomic stretch from Fusarium musae strain F31 chromosome 9, whole genome shotgun sequence includes:
- a CDS encoding hypothetical protein (EggNog:ENOG41), whose protein sequence is MGGLTQTNRFKIYETAPPAGRNKFRYTHDVPVPRGQPLQIKELTISHLADYNDGRLVRSRAWTRLLRLPTLIDLKLLFGENRMREGTLLSTTKYDFLNVLPLMWFSPFKVREFAVVQKLQVLSLFYTDYWGQYPRVDLTQLGDLPALKVLALGRYVFTDKDQTDWIASLGRSNKSGGLEELYLDECCVLFQAKQYVDLTSVLDTIPDQNTPMETVLYSRRWHHILSEWTGLKKFVMGVGEWSCPFRTEETWNKEMEPVTLGMRNDPPDWYFGHNRHRFFANPGPEHYTRGFITAYHSRRDKSQAVPMGNYLLGEGLRQKRRAQMHYAWYNVRGVYHWFIGNHYGDYCEDLGWAPERETIELDDAAYALLMETIRARLRS, encoded by the exons ATGGGAGGGTTGACACAGACGAATCGATTCAAGATCTATGAAACAGCGCCACCTGCAGGGAGAAATAAGTTCAGATATACACACGATGTGCCAGTCCCGCGAGGACAGCCCCTACAGATCAAAGAACTTACGATTTCACATCTCGCCGATTACAATGACGGCAGACTTGTTAGGTCCCGCGCTTGGACGCGGCTTCTCCGTTTGCCAACCCTCATCGATCTGAAACTGCTCTTTGGAGAAAATCGTATGCGTGAGGGGACCCTCCTTTCTACCACTAAGTACGACTTCCTCAACGTTCTGCCGTTAATGTGGTTTAGCCCTTTTAAAGTCCGGGAATTTGCTGTAGTCCAGAAACTAcaagtattatctctattCTACACCGACTACTGGGGACAGTACCCAAGAGTGGACCTCACCCAATTGGGCGACTTGCCAGCTCTCAAAGTGCTGGCTCTTGGGCGGTATGTCTTTACTGATAAGGATCAAACAGATTGGATCGCATCTCTGGGGAGGAGCAACAAGAGCGGCGGACTGGAAGAGCTTTATCTCGATGAGTGCTGTGTCTTATTTCAGGCCAAGCAGTATGTGGATTTGACATCAGTTTTGGACACTATCCCAGACCAGAACACCCCTATGGAAACAGTCTTGTATAGCAGAAGATGGCATCACATACTGTCGGAATGGACA GGCTTGAAGAAATTCGTCATGGGAGTTGGAGAATGGTCTTGCCCCTTTCGAACTGAAGAAACTTGgaacaaggagatggagCCGGTTACGTTGGGCATGAGGAACGACCCACCAGATTGGTATTTCGGCCACAATCGCCACAGATTCTTTGCGAATCCTGGACCAGAACACTACACCAGAGGCTTCATCACGGCTTACCATTCACGCCGTGACAAATCGCAGGCGGTGCCAATGGGGAACTATTTGCTGGGCGAGGGCTTGAGACAGAAGCGAAGAGCACAGATGCATTATGCTTGGTATAACGTTCGGGGGGTATATCACTGGTTTATTGGCAATCATTATGGAGACTACTGCGAGGATCTCGGTTGGGCGCCTGAGAGGGAGACTATCGAGTTGGACGATGCTGCTTACGCATTGCTTATGGAGACTATCCGAGCTAGACTAAGATCTTAG